In Treponema primitia ZAS-2, a genomic segment contains:
- a CDS encoding DNA primase family protein, with protein MGYDSNYGRQTAAGFREQKNIQEKDNDLIRVHMLKQGLFQFTDTSNAERLMKKYGTDIRYVPEWKKWLVWNGSYWKIDKGSLIHQKGLEMIRSIYDEILTTADYHEKDAIEKAAIQSESMRRRDAFIKAASLIPALNIEVDDLDRDPFLLNVKNGTINLTTGEFREHRQEDFITKMSNVSYEPEAECPLWELFIREIMEFKGGLVRFWQTALGWGITGDTSEQVMFILIGNGANGKSTCINVVMHVLGDYATSTPTETFMRRQGDGISNDIARLRGMHFVATTEAEQGRRLSESLIKQITGNDRMTARFLYGEYFDFFPTFKIFMATNHKPTITGTDHGIWRRIRTIPFNTTIDEAKRDLHLGDKLIAESSGILNWLIKGAMRWKTEGLAIPAEVKSATDEYREEMDIIGSFIKDRCEQKPGVSIRSRELFICYHGWCEENNEHACSEKFFGMRLKELGIVQKRTSEARHWVNITVKE; from the coding sequence ATGGGTTACGATTCAAATTATGGGCGGCAAACAGCCGCAGGTTTCCGTGAACAAAAAAATATCCAGGAGAAGGACAACGATCTGATTCGGGTCCACATGCTGAAACAGGGGCTGTTTCAGTTTACCGACACATCCAATGCGGAACGGCTTATGAAAAAGTATGGAACAGATATCCGCTATGTACCGGAATGGAAAAAATGGCTGGTCTGGAATGGTTCCTACTGGAAGATAGACAAGGGCTCATTGATTCATCAAAAAGGTTTGGAAATGATCCGCTCCATCTATGATGAAATACTTACCACGGCGGATTATCACGAAAAAGACGCTATTGAAAAAGCGGCTATACAGAGTGAATCAATGCGGCGGCGGGATGCCTTTATCAAAGCGGCAAGCCTTATTCCAGCTCTGAACATTGAAGTTGATGATTTGGATAGGGATCCTTTTCTGCTCAATGTCAAAAATGGGACGATAAATCTGACCACCGGAGAATTCCGGGAACACCGGCAGGAAGACTTTATCACCAAGATGTCAAACGTCTCGTATGAGCCTGAAGCAGAATGCCCCCTCTGGGAGCTGTTTATCCGGGAAATAATGGAGTTTAAAGGCGGGCTGGTTAGGTTTTGGCAAACTGCCCTTGGCTGGGGTATAACGGGCGACACCAGCGAGCAGGTCATGTTTATCCTTATCGGGAACGGGGCAAACGGCAAAAGTACCTGTATCAATGTGGTCATGCATGTCCTGGGGGATTATGCGACTTCTACCCCGACTGAAACCTTTATGCGGCGGCAGGGGGATGGAATCAGCAATGATATTGCCCGGCTGCGGGGTATGCATTTTGTCGCTACCACGGAAGCAGAACAGGGACGGAGGCTGTCGGAATCCTTGATTAAACAGATCACCGGCAATGACCGGATGACTGCCCGGTTCCTGTACGGGGAATATTTTGATTTCTTTCCGACTTTCAAGATATTCATGGCCACAAACCATAAGCCCACGATTACCGGGACCGATCATGGGATTTGGCGGCGGATCAGAACTATCCCCTTTAATACCACGATTGACGAAGCCAAAAGGGATCTTCATTTAGGGGATAAACTTATTGCTGAATCATCGGGTATATTAAACTGGCTTATTAAAGGGGCCATGCGGTGGAAAACAGAAGGATTGGCCATACCTGCGGAAGTAAAAAGCGCTACCGATGAATACCGGGAGGAAATGGACATTATCGGCAGCTTTATAAAGGATCGCTGTGAGCAGAAGCCGGGTGTGAGCATACGATCACGGGAGCTTTTCATATGCTACCATGGCTGGTGCGAAGAAAACAATGAACATGCTTGTTCTGAAAAGTTCTTTGGGATGCGTTTAAAGGAGCTGGGAATTGTTCAGAAACGAACCAGCGAAGCGCGTCATTGGGTTAATATTACGGTCAAGGAATAG
- a CDS encoding tyrosine-type recombinase/integrase, with protein sequence MRRFYLHKRGSVFYAELITTAGVKLNARSTGKKTRDEALLVVADWLKEGLPVVKQPGYLAGTESSKSKPISVVADRAGILSAIKKAVLERDDAFAIVAALRAKGLIDIPVVATGKGNVKFIDYLKEFWDYEKSPYVRDKLAHGHSIGRHHCTLNHGRVVNYWEPFFKDRALNTITRQDIKTFSLGLSDTGRSPSTINGIMVLGTSALSYAAQEGYIPLDPCKGIARFSGKPAKRGILTEKEAEAIFNLDWAEKRAYLANKVAATTGMRAGEILALRREDIGEQSLHIRHSYSRLDGLKTPKNGDERKAPLYPEIKTELLALVDEAETLHGKGAYIFYSLTNEKPCQDDLILDGLHDAIKKLNEKFEKEGRELEKIDWKARNIVFHSWRHYWAARMSDRMTAEQLTRITGHKSRAVFDQYADHITEDNIKEVSNVGREVFGGILKFPEPKGA encoded by the coding sequence ATGCGCAGGTTTTATTTGCATAAGCGGGGCTCGGTGTTCTACGCCGAGCTTATAACGACCGCCGGGGTCAAGCTCAATGCACGGAGTACGGGCAAAAAGACACGGGACGAAGCCTTGCTGGTGGTGGCCGATTGGCTCAAAGAAGGGTTGCCCGTGGTCAAACAGCCGGGCTACCTGGCCGGGACGGAGAGTTCCAAAAGCAAGCCCATAAGCGTTGTCGCCGACCGGGCCGGTATTCTTTCGGCCATCAAAAAGGCTGTCCTGGAACGGGATGACGCTTTTGCCATCGTGGCGGCGCTCAGGGCTAAAGGCCTGATTGATATTCCGGTCGTTGCCACCGGAAAGGGAAATGTCAAATTTATCGACTACCTCAAGGAATTCTGGGACTATGAGAAAAGCCCCTATGTCCGGGACAAGCTTGCCCATGGGCATAGTATCGGGCGGCACCACTGCACGTTAAACCATGGCCGGGTAGTAAACTACTGGGAACCCTTTTTCAAGGATCGGGCGCTGAATACTATCACTCGGCAGGATATCAAAACTTTCAGCCTGGGGCTTTCAGATACCGGGCGCAGCCCGTCAACCATAAACGGGATAATGGTCTTGGGTACATCCGCCCTTTCGTACGCTGCCCAAGAGGGGTATATTCCGCTGGACCCCTGCAAAGGTATTGCCCGGTTTAGTGGTAAACCTGCAAAGCGGGGGATCCTGACCGAAAAAGAAGCCGAGGCCATATTCAATCTTGATTGGGCGGAAAAACGCGCCTATCTGGCAAACAAGGTGGCGGCAACAACCGGGATGAGGGCCGGGGAGATTCTGGCGCTGCGGCGTGAGGATATCGGGGAGCAAAGCCTGCACATCCGCCATTCCTATAGCCGCCTGGACGGGCTTAAAACCCCAAAGAATGGCGATGAACGCAAAGCTCCTTTGTACCCCGAAATAAAGACCGAACTATTGGCGCTTGTCGATGAAGCGGAAACCCTGCATGGAAAGGGCGCCTATATTTTTTACAGCCTGACCAATGAAAAGCCCTGCCAGGATGACTTGATCCTTGACGGTCTCCATGATGCCATTAAAAAACTGAATGAGAAGTTTGAAAAAGAAGGCCGGGAACTAGAGAAGATTGACTGGAAAGCACGGAATATTGTGTTCCATAGCTGGAGGCACTATTGGGCGGCGAGGATGAGCGACCGTATGACTGCGGAACAGTTGACCCGCATTACCGGGCACAAGAGCCGTGCCGTCTTTGACCAATACGCCGACCATATTACCGAAGACAACATCAAGGAAGTCAGCAATGTTGGGCGTGAAGTATTCGGGGGTATTTTGAAGTTCCCGGAACCAAAAGGGGCATAA
- a CDS encoding helix-turn-helix domain-containing protein, whose translation MVFTKQEAAKLLGIATVTLDRLRRRKSISFRKVGARVLFTQADIDQFLEQSLVPSVQEAVQCGNPKD comes from the coding sequence ATGGTCTTTACAAAACAAGAGGCGGCGAAACTGCTCGGTATCGCAACTGTCACCCTTGATCGGCTCAGGCGGCGGAAAAGTATTTCCTTTCGGAAGGTTGGCGCCCGTGTTCTCTTTACCCAGGCTGATATTGATCAGTTCCTTGAGCAAAGCCTGGTTCCTTCAGTACAGGAGGCGGTGCAATGCGGCAACCCAAAGGACTGA
- a CDS encoding M28 family peptidase, with the protein MQEKAPYHRFKDFLDPQADRFRILASLLEELEFGFSAIVLGNLRHFFVLPYRGQRFSGEPPSIVLVAHYDRVKGSPGANDNSAAVFMLLEAAVQMREEGLRNWLIIFTDKEELGPGEGIREQGSYGLAMSLQETFLKECRYYIFDACGTGDTLIISTMADHLMKHETGQGAARTRQQVKGLRDGALKTARKLMMDRVLLVPTPFSDDAGFLRAGLAAQTITVLPSVEAATLASNLRNKPECIDALISREAQAASRKFLIPETWRSLNGPADGAHRLTPKHYNRVVKFACELCRN; encoded by the coding sequence ATGCAGGAAAAGGCGCCTTATCACCGATTCAAAGATTTTCTCGACCCCCAGGCGGACCGGTTCAGGATACTCGCCTCCTTGCTGGAGGAACTGGAGTTCGGTTTTTCCGCCATAGTCCTGGGCAATCTTCGCCATTTCTTTGTACTCCCCTACCGGGGGCAGCGTTTTTCCGGGGAACCGCCTTCAATAGTGCTGGTGGCCCACTATGATCGGGTAAAGGGCAGCCCCGGGGCCAACGACAACAGCGCGGCGGTGTTCATGCTCCTGGAAGCGGCGGTGCAGATGCGGGAAGAGGGGCTGCGGAACTGGCTTATCATCTTTACCGACAAGGAAGAGCTTGGCCCCGGGGAAGGCATACGGGAACAGGGCTCCTACGGGCTGGCCATGAGTTTGCAGGAAACTTTTCTGAAGGAATGCCGCTATTATATCTTTGACGCCTGCGGAACCGGGGACACCCTGATCATCTCTACCATGGCGGATCATCTGATGAAACACGAGACCGGCCAGGGCGCTGCCCGTACCAGGCAGCAGGTAAAAGGCTTGCGGGACGGGGCGCTGAAGACCGCCCGAAAACTCATGATGGACCGGGTACTGCTGGTCCCCACCCCTTTCTCTGACGATGCGGGTTTCCTCCGGGCAGGGCTTGCGGCCCAGACCATTACCGTGTTGCCCTCAGTGGAAGCGGCTACCCTGGCTTCCAACCTGCGAAACAAGCCGGAGTGTATCGACGCCCTGATCAGCCGGGAAGCCCAGGCTGCCAGCCGAAAGTTCCTGATACCCGAAACCTGGCGCAGCCTTAACGGCCCGGCGGACGGCGCCCACAGGCTCACCCCCAAGCACTACAACCGGGTGGTAAAGTTCGCCTGCGAGCTTTGCAGAAACTAA
- a CDS encoding IS256 family transposase, protein MAFSKEVLDEILKDYHGPDDFYGPEGIMKQLTKALVERTMEAELTEHLGYEKSDPGEKQISNRRNGKNSKELRTDHGPMPVEVPRDREGTFEPQIVPKHQREFRGFDDKILSMYALGLTTRQIQDHLKDIYAVDVSPELISRVTDEVKELAAEWRGRALEPFYPVVFLDALRVNIRDGAAVVKKSVYLALAIRLDGQKELLGLWIEQNEGAKFWMGIMNELKNRGVQDILFAAVDGLTGFPDAIAAVFPKTEVQLCIVHMVRNSVRFVPYKDRKAVTASLKTIYLAPSAELAAEALDEFSKVWDKKYPMISKSWRSRWNEVIPFFKFPPEIRKAVYTTNAIESVNYTIQKIIKHRQSFPNDEAAVKLIFMGLKNISRKWTMPIRDWGAALNQFAIIYGEDRVPL, encoded by the coding sequence ATGGCCTTTTCAAAAGAAGTCCTGGACGAGATTTTGAAGGACTACCATGGGCCCGATGACTTTTACGGGCCCGAAGGGATCATGAAGCAGCTGACCAAAGCGCTGGTGGAGCGGACGATGGAGGCTGAGCTGACCGAGCATCTTGGGTATGAGAAAAGCGACCCGGGTGAAAAACAAATCTCGAACCGCCGGAATGGCAAAAACAGCAAAGAGCTGAGGACCGACCACGGGCCGATGCCGGTCGAAGTCCCACGTGATCGGGAGGGGACATTCGAGCCTCAAATTGTTCCCAAACACCAGCGGGAGTTTCGGGGGTTCGATGACAAAATCCTTTCGATGTACGCCCTTGGGCTTACTACCCGCCAGATTCAAGATCACCTCAAGGATATCTACGCGGTTGACGTCTCGCCTGAGCTTATCAGCCGGGTAACCGATGAGGTTAAGGAACTGGCAGCCGAATGGCGGGGGCGGGCTCTTGAGCCCTTTTACCCGGTAGTTTTCCTGGATGCGCTGCGGGTCAATATCCGCGATGGGGCTGCGGTAGTCAAGAAATCCGTTTATTTGGCCTTGGCGATACGTTTGGACGGCCAGAAAGAGCTGTTAGGGCTCTGGATTGAGCAGAACGAAGGGGCCAAGTTTTGGATGGGCATTATGAATGAACTCAAAAACCGGGGGGTACAGGACATCCTCTTCGCCGCCGTCGATGGGCTGACCGGTTTTCCCGACGCCATTGCCGCGGTGTTCCCCAAAACCGAGGTCCAGCTTTGCATCGTCCATATGGTCCGAAACTCAGTTCGGTTTGTCCCCTACAAAGACCGGAAGGCGGTGACAGCCAGCCTCAAAACTATTTACCTGGCTCCTTCAGCGGAACTTGCCGCCGAAGCGCTGGACGAGTTCTCAAAAGTGTGGGATAAAAAATACCCGATGATTTCAAAGTCCTGGCGGAGCCGGTGGAACGAGGTCATACCGTTTTTCAAATTCCCACCTGAAATCAGGAAGGCGGTGTATACTACCAATGCCATTGAATCGGTTAATTACACGATTCAAAAAATTATCAAACACCGCCAGTCTTTCCCAAACGATGAGGCTGCGGTGAAATTAATTTTTATGGGCTTGAAAAACATTTCCAGAAAATGGACAATGCCTATACGGGATTGGGGCGCTGCCCTCAATCAATTCGCAATCATTTACGGGGAAGACAGAGTCCCCCTATGA
- a CDS encoding helicase-related protein, which translates to MNYLELPVYKHKDLILSALADNQVVVVESPTGSGKTTQMPVILHDAGYSKNGIIGVTQPRRIAAVSVSEFIARQLGTSIPGLVGYKMRFEDRTDQNTVIKIMTDGILLQEMKLDPWLSKYGCLVVDEAHERSLNIDFILGLLKRVLESRREFKVIVSSATINAQIFSEYFGECPVVKIDAITYPVTLVYDPPSGNASAEAGAGNAAAEMPAIPVNNSRTGRDRGGRGFSKPAGSAGRPSSGFAGRPDGTGGQAGGRRAGIAQSSSEDILLDKIVAITDRFINERREGDMLIFLSGEKMIKECMNRLSISPSGKYLHMVPLYGRLGKDEQERVFEAPPRGKTKVVIATNIAETSVTIDGITAVIDSGLSKLNYYNPHTFTSSLIEGPVSKASGNQRKGRAGRTREGTCYRLYARKDFENRSLFTTEEIYRTDLSEVVLRMADLGITAFEEFDFISPPNREGLIAAIDTLNLLDALESDHSLSKIGKMMTEFPLAPRQSRIIVEAVLRYPDVTQETIIAAAFLSTQNPYVLPPGEETDARKAHHSFRDPDGDFVSYLKLYRAYKDAKERGKFCEKNYLDEKTMAEIVNVTEQLEMIVSDMGVPILSGGSIEDYLCSVARGMIQFVCVRDGRELYRSLTADRILIHPGSVMFRLNPQYIVAGEIVKTSRMYAMSVSPLSHQTLEKISAELFEALGGRALKSGARSDFPKEKLKGARDFTNNIKIGDEVFEIETVKGKKTVRLPWERLSRVKDKIGSDTMFKGLKGVVTIDDRYTLLAGEKLALILSLAPSLDIEGALTRTWPRKKRFNSEQNLPALLEELPLILAPAPWGRQTKGTQLATKFPAQKKEMGFLCLLTDSKGYYWFTCSRGFHTSLNESLASLETLIDELGEEVDIEIKHQVNQIYRRLSDYL; encoded by the coding sequence ATGAATTATCTAGAACTTCCAGTATACAAACATAAGGACCTCATTCTTTCCGCCCTTGCGGATAATCAGGTAGTGGTGGTGGAAAGTCCCACAGGGTCCGGGAAAACCACCCAGATGCCGGTGATACTCCACGATGCGGGGTACTCGAAAAACGGCATTATCGGGGTAACCCAGCCCCGGCGTATCGCTGCAGTTTCGGTGAGCGAATTTATTGCCCGCCAGTTGGGGACCAGTATCCCGGGACTGGTAGGGTATAAGATGCGTTTTGAGGATCGGACGGATCAAAATACGGTGATTAAAATCATGACCGACGGTATACTCCTCCAGGAGATGAAGCTTGATCCCTGGCTGTCCAAATACGGCTGCCTGGTGGTGGATGAGGCCCATGAACGGAGCCTTAACATCGACTTTATTCTGGGGCTCTTAAAGCGGGTTCTGGAATCCCGCCGGGAATTTAAGGTGATCGTCTCCTCCGCCACCATCAACGCCCAAATTTTTTCCGAATACTTCGGTGAATGTCCGGTGGTGAAGATCGACGCCATCACCTACCCGGTGACCCTGGTTTACGATCCTCCCTCAGGAAACGCATCGGCTGAAGCCGGCGCCGGGAATGCCGCAGCGGAAATGCCGGCTATTCCGGTTAATAATTCCCGGACAGGCCGGGACCGGGGCGGCAGAGGCTTTTCTAAGCCTGCCGGATCCGCAGGCAGGCCGTCATCCGGCTTTGCGGGTCGGCCGGACGGTACCGGCGGCCAGGCCGGCGGCAGAAGGGCCGGTATCGCCCAAAGCTCTTCTGAGGATATACTGCTTGATAAGATTGTCGCCATCACGGATCGATTCATCAACGAACGGCGTGAAGGGGACATGCTGATCTTCCTCTCCGGGGAAAAGATGATCAAAGAGTGTATGAACCGGCTTTCCATAAGCCCCTCAGGGAAGTACCTCCACATGGTGCCCCTTTACGGGCGGCTCGGCAAAGACGAACAGGAGCGGGTCTTTGAGGCGCCCCCCAGGGGGAAAACCAAGGTGGTGATCGCCACCAATATCGCTGAGACCTCGGTCACCATCGACGGGATCACTGCGGTGATCGATTCGGGTCTTTCAAAACTGAATTACTACAACCCCCACACCTTTACTTCCAGCCTCATTGAAGGGCCGGTGTCCAAGGCTTCGGGAAACCAGCGCAAGGGCCGGGCAGGGCGCACCAGGGAAGGGACCTGCTACCGGCTCTATGCCCGTAAGGATTTTGAGAACCGCAGTCTTTTTACCACTGAGGAAATTTACCGCACCGACCTTTCAGAGGTGGTACTCCGGATGGCGGATTTGGGGATCACGGCTTTTGAGGAATTTGACTTTATCTCCCCCCCGAACCGGGAGGGGCTTATCGCCGCCATTGATACCCTGAACCTGCTGGATGCCCTGGAGAGCGACCATAGTCTTTCCAAGATCGGGAAGATGATGACCGAGTTCCCCCTGGCGCCCCGGCAGTCCCGGATCATCGTGGAAGCGGTGCTCCGCTACCCTGATGTTACCCAGGAAACCATTATTGCCGCAGCATTTCTCTCCACCCAGAACCCCTATGTGCTGCCCCCGGGGGAAGAAACCGATGCCCGCAAAGCCCATCACAGTTTTCGTGATCCCGACGGCGACTTTGTTTCCTACCTAAAACTTTACCGGGCCTATAAAGACGCAAAGGAACGGGGCAAATTCTGTGAGAAAAACTACCTGGATGAAAAAACCATGGCAGAAATTGTTAATGTTACTGAACAACTGGAAATGATTGTCAGCGATATGGGAGTACCGATACTTTCAGGTGGTAGTATCGAAGACTATCTCTGTTCGGTGGCCCGGGGGATGATACAGTTTGTCTGCGTCCGGGACGGCCGGGAACTGTACCGGAGCCTTACGGCGGATCGTATCCTGATCCATCCCGGTTCGGTGATGTTCCGCTTAAACCCCCAGTACATTGTGGCCGGGGAAATAGTCAAGACTTCCCGGATGTACGCCATGTCGGTCTCCCCTCTTTCGCACCAGACCCTGGAAAAGATAAGCGCCGAGCTTTTTGAAGCCCTGGGTGGCAGGGCCTTGAAATCCGGTGCCAGGTCCGACTTCCCCAAAGAAAAACTGAAAGGGGCCCGGGACTTTACCAACAACATCAAGATCGGCGATGAGGTCTTTGAGATAGAAACGGTAAAGGGCAAAAAAACCGTGCGCCTGCCCTGGGAACGGCTTTCCAGGGTAAAGGATAAGATCGGGAGCGACACCATGTTCAAGGGGCTGAAGGGTGTGGTTACCATTGATGACCGGTATACCCTGCTTGCCGGGGAAAAGCTTGCTCTGATCCTCTCCCTGGCCCCTTCCCTGGACATAGAGGGGGCCCTTACCAGAACCTGGCCCAGGAAGAAGCGCTTTAACTCGGAGCAAAACCTCCCGGCCCTGCTGGAGGAGCTTCCCCTGATCCTCGCCCCGGCGCCCTGGGGCCGCCAAACCAAAGGAACACAACTTGCAACGAAGTTCCCCGCGCAGAAAAAAGAGATGGGTTTTCTGTGCCTCCTGACCGATAGTAAGGGATACTACTGGTTTACCTGTTCCCGGGGTTTCCATACCAGCCTGAATGAAAGCCTGGCCAGCCTGGAAACCCTGATCGACGAATTGGGAGAAGAAGTGGATATCGAAATCAAACACCAGGTAAACCAGATATACCGGCGGCTTTCAGATTATTTGTAA
- the ppdK gene encoding pyruvate, phosphate dikinase, producing MAKQKYVYFFGEGKAEGEAGMKDLLGGKGANLAEMTNLGIPVPPGFTVSTEVCAAFYENKNKYPAGLEAEVLSNLTRLEKVMGKKLGDPIDPLLVSVRSGAPVSMPGMMDTILNLGINDKAVQGLAAKTKNTRFAWDAYRRFIQMYGDVVMGVPHEKFEGAIKAIKAARGIQLDTDLSATDLEQLVNDYKRIVKQVTGTDFPQKPLDQLWGAVNAVFGSWMNERAIKYRQLNEIKNIKGTAVNVQSMVFGNFGDDSGTGVCFSRDPSTGDNEFYGEYLMNAQGEDVVAGIRTPGKIADLEKENKKIYNQLVGIKNRLEKHFRDMQDMEFTVQQGKLFILQTRNGKRTGAAAVKTAVDMVGEKLIDKNTAILRVSPALLDQLLHPMIDAAAQKSAKSITKGLNASPGAACGRIVFSAKEAEEWHLRGEKVLLVRQDTSPEDIGGMVVSQGILTATGGMTSHAAVVARGMGTPCVAGAKAISVQGNSVTINSTVFHEGDWLTIDGSTGEVYEGKLPLVTPKIGKDMNTFLTWCDEVRSSAKRGSLKGFEVRTNADQPEDAKRAFEFGAQGVGLCRTEHMFFDKEKLIHFRAMIVADTVEERKEALKKILPLQQQDFFGIFKAMEGRPVTIRLLDPPLHEFVPKTAEETRELAEHIGVAVETLTPKIERLHEANPMLGHRGCRLAITYPEIYDMQVEAIALAAVDCIKKNIPVNPEIMIPIVVTARELKLLRPSAEAILKNVFEKAKVKLPVKIGTMIEVPRAAIRSGHIARYADFFSFGTNDLTQMTFGFSRDDVGSFLPSYLQKEVLDVDPFKSIDEEGVGSLINYAVEQGRAVNPNLKVGICGEHGGDPATIDFCYRVGLSYVSCSPFRVPLARLAGAQAVISNSLKAKVSAAVKTVAPKAKAAASKAKTAIGTKAKAAAAKAKAAPKAKAAASKVKATAAKAKAKAAPKAKAAASKVKATAAKAKAKAAPKAKAVASKAKAAVSKVKSTKKAKTLKK from the coding sequence ATGGCGAAACAAAAATATGTTTATTTTTTTGGCGAAGGTAAAGCGGAAGGCGAGGCTGGAATGAAGGACCTCTTGGGCGGGAAGGGCGCCAACCTGGCAGAGATGACCAACCTTGGAATCCCGGTTCCCCCGGGTTTCACGGTTTCCACCGAGGTATGCGCTGCTTTTTATGAAAACAAAAACAAGTACCCCGCAGGGCTCGAAGCCGAGGTACTTTCCAACCTGACCAGGCTGGAAAAGGTGATGGGGAAAAAGCTGGGTGATCCTATTGACCCCCTGCTGGTATCGGTCCGTTCCGGCGCCCCGGTATCCATGCCCGGCATGATGGACACGATCCTCAACCTGGGCATTAATGATAAGGCCGTTCAAGGTTTGGCCGCGAAGACGAAGAATACTCGATTCGCCTGGGATGCATACCGGCGTTTTATCCAGATGTACGGCGATGTGGTCATGGGGGTACCCCACGAGAAATTCGAGGGGGCCATCAAGGCGATCAAAGCAGCCCGGGGCATTCAGCTTGATACGGACCTGAGCGCCACAGACCTGGAGCAGCTGGTAAATGACTACAAGCGAATCGTTAAGCAGGTGACCGGCACTGATTTTCCCCAAAAGCCCCTGGATCAGCTTTGGGGTGCGGTGAACGCAGTATTCGGCTCCTGGATGAACGAGCGGGCCATCAAGTACCGGCAGCTCAACGAAATTAAAAACATCAAGGGCACCGCAGTAAATGTGCAGTCCATGGTATTCGGCAACTTCGGCGATGATTCCGGTACCGGGGTCTGTTTCAGCCGGGACCCCTCCACAGGGGATAACGAATTCTACGGCGAATACCTGATGAACGCCCAGGGCGAGGACGTGGTGGCCGGTATCCGGACCCCGGGGAAGATCGCCGACCTGGAAAAGGAAAACAAGAAAATTTACAACCAACTGGTGGGCATCAAGAACCGGCTGGAGAAACATTTCCGGGATATGCAGGATATGGAATTTACCGTACAACAGGGTAAACTGTTCATACTCCAGACCCGGAATGGAAAACGTACCGGTGCCGCAGCGGTAAAAACCGCCGTTGATATGGTGGGTGAAAAACTCATCGACAAAAACACCGCCATACTCCGGGTCAGCCCGGCCTTGCTGGATCAGCTCCTCCACCCCATGATTGACGCCGCAGCCCAGAAAAGCGCCAAATCAATTACCAAGGGACTCAACGCATCCCCCGGCGCGGCCTGCGGCCGGATCGTGTTCTCCGCCAAGGAAGCCGAGGAATGGCATCTACGGGGCGAGAAGGTACTCCTGGTCCGCCAGGATACCAGCCCCGAGGATATAGGCGGCATGGTGGTGTCCCAGGGCATACTCACCGCCACCGGGGGCATGACCAGCCACGCAGCAGTGGTCGCCCGGGGCATGGGAACCCCCTGCGTAGCCGGCGCCAAGGCTATCTCGGTTCAGGGCAACTCGGTTACAATTAATAGCACAGTGTTTCATGAGGGCGACTGGCTCACCATCGACGGTTCCACCGGAGAAGTCTACGAGGGCAAATTGCCCCTGGTAACCCCGAAAATCGGCAAGGATATGAACACCTTCCTTACCTGGTGTGATGAAGTCCGCAGCTCCGCAAAGCGGGGCAGCCTCAAGGGCTTCGAGGTCAGGACCAACGCCGACCAGCCTGAGGATGCCAAGCGTGCCTTTGAATTCGGCGCCCAGGGCGTAGGCCTCTGCCGCACAGAGCACATGTTCTTTGATAAGGAAAAACTCATCCATTTTCGGGCCATGATCGTGGCGGACACGGTAGAAGAGCGGAAGGAAGCATTGAAAAAGATCCTCCCCTTGCAGCAACAGGATTTCTTCGGCATCTTCAAAGCCATGGAAGGCCGCCCGGTAACCATCCGGCTTTTAGATCCCCCCCTCCATGAATTTGTCCCCAAGACCGCGGAGGAAACCCGGGAATTGGCAGAGCACATCGGCGTTGCCGTGGAAACCCTGACCCCGAAAATTGAACGGCTCCACGAAGCAAACCCCATGCTCGGCCACCGGGGCTGCCGTTTGGCGATAACCTACCCGGAAATCTACGATATGCAGGTTGAAGCCATTGCTTTAGCCGCAGTGGATTGTATTAAAAAGAACATCCCTGTGAACCCGGAGATCATGATCCCCATCGTGGTTACCGCCCGGGAATTGAAACTGCTCCGCCCCAGCGCCGAAGCAATCCTGAAAAATGTGTTTGAAAAAGCGAAAGTAAAACTCCCAGTAAAGATCGGCACCATGATCGAGGTACCCCGGGCAGCCATACGGTCCGGCCATATCGCCAGATATGCAGACTTCTTCAGTTTCGGCACCAACGACCTGACCCAGATGACCTTTGGTTTCAGCCGTGACGACGTGGGGTCCTTCCTGCCCAGTTACCTCCAGAAGGAAGTCCTGGACGTAGATCCCTTCAAATCCATCGACGAAGAAGGGGTAGGCTCCCTCATCAACTATGCTGTCGAACAGGGTAGGGCGGTCAACCCCAACCTCAAGGTCGGCATCTGTGGTGAGCACGGCGGCGATCCCGCCACCATCGACTTCTGTTACCGGGTCGGTTTAAGCTACGTATCCTGTTCACCCTTCCGGGTACCCCTGGCCCGGCTTGCGGGAGCCCAGGCAGTGATCAGCAATTCCCTTAAGGCGAAAGTATCTGCCGCAGTAAAGACCGTAGCCCCCAAGGCAAAAGCCGCCGCATCCAAAGCCAAGACTGCCATCGGTACCAAGGCAAAAGCCGCCGCCGCCAAAGCCAAAGCTGCCCCCAAGGCGAAAGCAGCTGCTTCTAAGGTGAAGGCCACAGCAGCCAAGGCAAAAGCCAAAGCCGCTCCCAAGGCGAAAGCAGCTGCTTCTAAGGTGAAGGCCACAGCAGCCAAGGCTAAAGCCAAAGCCGCCCCCAAGGCAAAAGCGGTGGCTTCCAAGGCTAAAGCAGCAGTCTCTAAAGTGAAATCGACTAAGAAGGCTAAAACGTTAAAGAAGTAA